The Gallus gallus isolate bGalGal1 chromosome W, bGalGal1.mat.broiler.GRCg7b, whole genome shotgun sequence genome window below encodes:
- the SMAD7B gene encoding TGF-beta signal pathway antagonist Smad7 (The RefSeq protein has 1 frameshift compared to this genomic sequence): protein MLRTKRSLLVRRLWRSRAPGGGEEETGDGGAPVESRLHLCGGGGRGCCPAKLPRGGGRGAAEGELKALTYAVLKRCKERQLEELLRAVESRGAARTPCVLLPARSEARLGAQRDALPTLLCRVFRWPELRHGAPLKRLRDCCQTDDAATTEFVCCNPHHLSRLCELESPPPPYSRYPMDFLKPMAGCPDSVPSSTETGGTNCLAPGGLSDSQVIQEPGDRSHWCVVAYWEEKMRVGRLYSVQEPSLDIFYDLPQGNGFCLGQLNSDNKSQLVQKVRSKIGYGIQLTKEVDGVWVYNRSSYPIFIKSATLDNPDSRMLLVHKVFPGFSIKAFDYEKAYSLQRPNDHEFMQQPWAGFTMQISFVKGWGQCYTRQFISSCPCWLEVIFNDQ from the exons ATGCTCAGGACCAAACGCTCTCTTCTCGTCCGACGGCTCTGGCGGAGCCGCGCACCCGGCGGTGGAGAGGAGGAGACGGGCGACGGCGGAGCGCCGGTCGAGTCGCGGCTGCACTTATGCGgc ggggggggccgggggtgCTGCCCGGCCAAACTCCCTcgcgggggcggccggggggcggcggaggGTGAACTGAAGGCTCTGACCTACGCTGTGCTGAAGCGCTGCAAGGAGcggcagctggaggagctgctgcgcGCCGTCGAGTCCCGCGGGGCGGCCCGCACCCCATGCGTGTTGCTACCGGCACGTAGCGAAGCGCGGTTGGGCGCGCAGCGGGACGCGCTGCCCACGCTGCTGTGCCGTGTGTTCCGCTGGCCCGAGCTACGGCACGGCGCGCCCCTCAAGCGGCTCCGCGACTGCTGCCAGACCGACGACGCAGCGACTACCGAGTTCGTCTGCTGCAACCCGCACCACCTCAGCCGCCTCTGCGAGCTCG AGTCGCCCCCTCCGCCCTACTCCAGGTATCCCATGGATTTCCTCAAGCCGATGG CAGGTTGTCCAGACTCTGTGCCTTCCTCCACTGAAACAGGGGGGACTAATTGTCTAGCCCCTGGGGGGCTCTCAG ATTCTCAAGTTATTCAGGAGCCAGGGGATCGCTCACACTGGTGCGTGGTGGCTTACTGGGAAGAGAAGATGCGTGTGGGTCGGCTGTACTCTGTCCAAGAGCCCTCCTTGGATATCTTCTATGATCTACCTCAGGGGAATGGCTTCTGCCTTGGACAGCTCAACTCGGACAACAAAAGCCAGCTGGTGCAGAAGGTGCGCAGCAAGATCGGGTATGGCATCCAGCTCACCAAGGAGGTGGATGGCGTGTGGGTCTACAACCGCAGCAGCTACCCCATCTTCATCAAGTCGGCCACACTAGACAACCCCGACTCCAGGATGTTGCTGGTGCACAAAGTGTTCCCTGGTTTTTCCATCAAGGCTTTTGATTACGAGAAGGCATACAGCCTGCAGAGGCCAAATGACCACGAGTTCATGCAGCAGCCATGGGCCGGATTTACCATGCAGATCAGCTTTGTGAAGGGCTGGGGCCAATGCTATACCAGGCAGTTCATCAGCAGCTGCCCGTGCTGGTTGGAGGTTATTTTTAATGACCAATGA